From one Microbacterium aurum genomic stretch:
- a CDS encoding carbohydrate-binding protein yields MGTRRMVAATIAAAVIGSTLMLGSPALAAPEDAPAPETTARAGAEEDLGYPIDGKVLSPESSLGTDADGTPLAFWVTNGNAEVPAMFQVTEVLPDTAGGTGNKVIFKQRVPAGVNSWANTFNAVDGTVYFGMTEGQLYSWKPGDQEITDHGTPFPGQQIWRLATAPDGMVYGGTYPGGRLFSLDPTTGQTADLGQVNAGETYLRSLAIDDDYVYAGSQPNAKLARYDRHTGEVTDIPIPIAGQGTTYDMTLAGGYLFVRVEPINTLIVYDTSDLSVVNTVPKVTGRVISQADPSGKSVWFRLNNGVDPVGIYRYDLETHTYSPLGFNPNAFPGAWMWYEDPDQETWPGMTAIMTYYNGRIYTWNETKRKGLYFGEADLESTPNPIQTIGAGPDGGLYISGFLSPPGMSRFDPATDQYTLLPGAGQIEGIGTFGDSLVLGRYPKADLLRYDTTQPWANGTNPGAPVSIGDEQDRPHSLVRVGDRMAVSTVPVSGRLGGAITLWDPATGDTEVHRNLVPDQGVVSLAERDGLIYAGTTINGGYGTEPTAAEAELFAFDPESGDVVYRTVPVPGAVSVNALTFDEDGVLWGIADGYLFNVDPVDGSVIRSEQVFPHRTSMYAADRSIVFRDDGYLYATASGSLWRVDPASFTAELLAADGAGHLTEGSDGNLYYARVATLYRWNFALGDVLPAPWDSGAVYDTGDEVRRAGSTWRATWWTQNQEPGDPSGPWQEIAETEDGTALWTPSRIFVAGETAVHESVVYTAKWWTRNQMPGDPWGPWQPAG; encoded by the coding sequence ATGGGTACTCGCAGGATGGTGGCCGCGACCATCGCGGCCGCAGTCATCGGCTCGACGCTGATGCTCGGCTCACCCGCTCTCGCCGCCCCGGAGGACGCGCCGGCACCGGAGACGACCGCCCGCGCCGGCGCCGAGGAGGACCTCGGATATCCGATCGACGGGAAGGTGCTCTCCCCGGAGTCATCGCTCGGCACCGATGCCGACGGCACGCCGCTCGCCTTCTGGGTGACGAACGGCAACGCCGAGGTCCCCGCCATGTTCCAGGTGACCGAGGTGCTGCCCGACACCGCCGGCGGCACCGGCAACAAGGTGATCTTCAAGCAGCGGGTGCCCGCGGGCGTCAACAGCTGGGCGAACACCTTCAACGCCGTCGACGGGACGGTCTACTTCGGCATGACCGAGGGCCAGCTCTACAGCTGGAAGCCGGGGGATCAGGAGATCACCGACCACGGCACGCCGTTCCCCGGACAGCAGATCTGGCGACTGGCGACCGCGCCGGACGGCATGGTCTACGGCGGGACCTACCCCGGCGGACGGCTGTTCTCACTCGATCCGACGACCGGCCAGACAGCGGACCTCGGTCAGGTGAACGCCGGGGAGACCTACCTGCGCTCGCTGGCGATCGACGACGACTACGTCTACGCCGGGAGCCAGCCGAACGCGAAGCTCGCGCGCTACGACCGCCACACGGGCGAGGTGACCGACATCCCGATCCCGATCGCCGGACAGGGGACGACCTACGACATGACGCTCGCCGGCGGATACCTCTTCGTCAGAGTGGAGCCGATCAACACGCTGATCGTCTACGACACCTCCGATCTGTCGGTCGTGAACACGGTGCCGAAGGTCACCGGACGGGTGATCTCGCAGGCGGATCCGTCCGGGAAGTCGGTGTGGTTCCGCCTCAACAACGGCGTCGATCCCGTGGGCATCTACCGGTACGACCTCGAGACGCACACCTACTCGCCGCTCGGCTTCAATCCGAACGCCTTCCCCGGCGCGTGGATGTGGTACGAGGATCCCGACCAGGAGACCTGGCCCGGCATGACCGCGATCATGACCTACTACAACGGCCGGATCTACACCTGGAACGAGACCAAGCGCAAGGGTCTCTACTTCGGCGAGGCCGACCTGGAGAGCACGCCGAACCCGATCCAGACCATCGGCGCCGGGCCGGACGGCGGCCTCTACATCAGCGGCTTCCTCTCCCCTCCCGGGATGTCGCGGTTCGACCCTGCGACCGATCAGTACACGCTGCTGCCCGGAGCGGGGCAGATCGAGGGCATCGGCACGTTCGGCGACAGCCTGGTGCTCGGCCGCTACCCCAAGGCCGACCTGCTCCGCTACGACACCACGCAGCCGTGGGCGAACGGCACCAACCCCGGCGCGCCGGTGAGCATCGGGGACGAGCAGGATCGTCCGCACTCCCTGGTCCGCGTCGGCGACCGGATGGCGGTGTCCACGGTTCCGGTCTCCGGTCGCCTCGGTGGGGCGATCACCCTGTGGGATCCGGCCACCGGCGACACCGAGGTGCATCGCAACCTGGTGCCCGATCAGGGCGTGGTCTCGCTCGCCGAACGCGACGGACTGATCTACGCCGGCACGACGATCAACGGCGGGTACGGCACCGAGCCCACGGCCGCGGAGGCCGAGCTGTTCGCCTTCGATCCGGAGAGCGGAGACGTGGTGTACCGCACGGTGCCGGTGCCGGGCGCGGTGTCGGTGAACGCGCTGACCTTCGACGAGGACGGCGTGCTGTGGGGCATCGCCGACGGGTACCTGTTCAATGTCGACCCCGTCGATGGCTCGGTGATCCGCTCCGAGCAGGTCTTCCCGCACCGCACCAGCATGTACGCGGCCGACCGCTCGATCGTGTTCCGTGACGACGGCTACCTGTACGCGACGGCCAGCGGTTCGCTGTGGCGCGTGGATCCGGCCTCCTTCACCGCGGAGCTGCTCGCCGCCGACGGCGCGGGGCACCTCACGGAGGGCTCCGACGGCAACCTGTACTACGCCAGGGTCGCGACCCTGTACCGCTGGAACTTCGCGCTGGGCGACGTCCTGCCCGCGCCGTGGGACAGCGGCGCCGTCTACGACACGGGCGACGAGGTGCGTCGCGCCGGAAGCACCTGGCGTGCCACGTGGTGGACGCAGAACCAGGAGCCGGGCGATCCGTCGGGCCCGTGGCAGGAGATCGCAGAGACCGAGGACGGCACCGCCCTGTGGACGCCGTCGCGCATCTTCGTCGCCGGCGAGACCGCCGTGCATGAGAGCGTGGTCTACACCGCGAAGTGGTGGACCAGGAACCAGATGCCCGGCGATCCCTGGGGCCCCTGGCAGCCCGCCGGCTGA
- a CDS encoding hydroxyacid dehydrogenase, with protein MTPPSLVAAVSEGLMTEFFAPDDRARLEAAAELLGGSFLRVDALADVPDTSRARVVVTSWGAAPFTAELLDALPALGLVAHTGASVRALVTDEVFDRDVLVTQAGTGMARSVAEVSLAFTLALLHRVPRMHNALRDGSAAWHRPESAGVQHEILGAPIAVVGASRTGRAYLELIGALGAEPLLVDPTLGAQEAAALGAELVGLDEALTRARIVALHAPSLPVTHRMLGARELALMPDGAGLVNTARSWLVDERALLRELETGRIDAAIDVFDEEPLPAGSPLRRLPNVLLTPHRAAGTWEGRLRQGRIVADEIEAFARRVPLRHTVSREPLAVLA; from the coding sequence GTGACCCCGCCGAGCCTCGTCGCGGCCGTCTCCGAAGGCCTCATGACCGAGTTCTTCGCTCCGGACGACAGGGCGCGGCTCGAGGCCGCCGCCGAGCTGCTGGGCGGCTCGTTCCTGCGCGTGGACGCGCTCGCCGACGTCCCCGACACCTCCCGGGCGCGGGTGGTCGTGACCAGCTGGGGCGCCGCGCCGTTCACGGCGGAGCTCCTGGACGCCCTTCCCGCCCTCGGGCTCGTCGCCCACACCGGCGCATCCGTCCGAGCGCTGGTGACCGACGAGGTGTTCGATCGGGACGTGCTGGTCACGCAGGCGGGGACAGGGATGGCGCGGTCGGTCGCCGAGGTGTCGCTGGCGTTCACCCTCGCGCTGCTGCATCGCGTGCCGCGGATGCACAACGCGCTGCGCGACGGATCGGCCGCCTGGCACCGGCCGGAGTCCGCCGGCGTGCAGCACGAGATCCTCGGCGCCCCGATCGCCGTCGTCGGCGCCTCCCGCACCGGACGCGCCTACCTCGAGCTGATCGGGGCGCTCGGCGCCGAACCGCTGCTGGTCGATCCGACGCTCGGGGCGCAGGAGGCGGCGGCGCTGGGCGCGGAGCTCGTGGGGCTGGACGAGGCGCTCACGAGGGCGCGCATCGTCGCCCTGCATGCGCCATCGCTGCCCGTCACGCACCGGATGCTCGGCGCGAGGGAGCTCGCGCTGATGCCCGACGGCGCGGGGCTGGTGAACACCGCCCGCTCCTGGCTGGTCGATGAGCGCGCGCTGCTGCGCGAACTGGAGACGGGAAGGATCGACGCCGCGATCGACGTGTTCGACGAGGAGCCGCTGCCCGCCGGGAGCCCGCTTCGGCGGCTTCCCAACGTGCTGCTCACGCCGCATCGAGCGGCCGGCACGTGGGAGGGACGGCTCCGGCAGGGGCGGATCGTGGCGGATGAGATCGAGGCCTTCGCGCGGCGCGTGCCGCTGCGGCACACCGTGAGCCGAGAGCCGCTCGCCGTCCTGGCATGA
- a CDS encoding carbohydrate ABC transporter permease encodes MTTTTMASPRRPVRTRAMRVLARREARIALLFVLPAFLLFLVFRFGPAIVGVALSFFDYSIVGEIGWRGLDHFQRLFVDPLFWRALTTTVLYTAFSVPIAIALAMAMALGVRRAFRGSRFFRSIFFLPVITSLVLAGSIFSWIFSADGPWAALMEPLGLGRSWLADPVLVLPALVIIGVWSRFGYGMMIFVAALQDVPRELEEAALMDGANAWQRFRAIILPQTRPTIFFLAVIETTFAFQVFELIYVTTGGGPANASYSLVYLLYDQGFKYTNYGYAAAVGVALFVMTLVVALIQRLVIGRQR; translated from the coding sequence ATGACGACCACGACCATGGCATCGCCGCGGCGGCCGGTGAGGACCCGCGCGATGCGCGTGCTCGCCCGCCGTGAGGCCCGCATCGCCCTGCTGTTCGTGCTGCCGGCATTCCTGCTGTTCCTGGTCTTCCGGTTCGGCCCGGCGATCGTCGGCGTCGCGCTGAGCTTCTTCGACTACAGCATCGTCGGCGAGATCGGGTGGCGGGGGCTCGACCATTTCCAGCGGCTGTTCGTCGATCCGCTGTTCTGGCGGGCGCTGACGACCACTGTGCTGTACACCGCATTCTCGGTTCCGATCGCGATCGCCCTGGCCATGGCCATGGCGCTCGGCGTGCGCCGGGCCTTCCGCGGATCGCGCTTCTTCCGCTCGATCTTCTTCCTTCCGGTGATCACCTCGCTCGTGCTGGCCGGCTCGATCTTCTCGTGGATCTTCTCCGCCGACGGTCCGTGGGCGGCGCTCATGGAGCCGCTCGGACTGGGGCGGAGCTGGCTGGCCGACCCCGTCCTCGTGCTCCCGGCGCTGGTCATCATCGGCGTCTGGTCTCGGTTCGGCTACGGGATGATGATCTTCGTCGCCGCGCTCCAGGACGTGCCGCGCGAGCTCGAGGAGGCGGCGCTGATGGACGGCGCGAACGCCTGGCAGCGGTTCCGGGCGATCATCCTCCCTCAGACGCGGCCCACGATCTTCTTCCTCGCCGTCATCGAGACCACGTTCGCGTTCCAGGTCTTCGAGCTCATCTACGTCACCACCGGCGGCGGACCGGCGAACGCGAGCTATTCCCTCGTCTATCTGCTATACGACCAGGGCTTCAAATACACCAACTACGGGTACGCCGCCGCCGTCGGCGTCGCGCTCTTCGTGATGACCCTGGTCGTGGCGCTCATCCAGCGTCTCGTGATCGGAAGGCAGCGATGA
- a CDS encoding dihydrodipicolinate synthase family protein translates to MAAPALRAEAARALAEGVVIPAHPLALTAERTLDERRQRALTRYYLDAGAGGIAIGVHTTQFEIRDEEHALFEPVLALAAEELDRGGRPDVIRVAGVAGDIEQAVAEAELARSLGYDAVLVSPRVAGADEQALLQRAAAVAEVLPVIGFYLQAAIGGPVLDRDFWCAFARIPSVVAVKAAPFDRYRTLELVRGVAASGRADEIALYTGNDDTIVSDLLAEFHVDTPQGPRTMRFVGGLLGQWAVGTRAAVGLLQKAHRAAAGDEAAYRELGRLSADVLDLNQAVFDPGNDFHGVIAGVHEMLRQQGLLAGTWCLDPDEGLSPGQAEEISRVRSAYPALTDDAFVASHIRDWLA, encoded by the coding sequence ATGGCGGCGCCCGCACTGCGCGCCGAGGCCGCGCGGGCTCTCGCCGAGGGCGTCGTGATCCCCGCGCACCCGCTCGCCCTCACCGCCGAGCGGACGCTGGACGAGAGGCGCCAGCGTGCCCTCACCCGGTACTACCTCGATGCGGGGGCCGGAGGCATCGCCATCGGCGTGCACACGACGCAGTTCGAGATCCGCGACGAGGAGCACGCGCTCTTCGAGCCCGTGCTCGCCCTCGCCGCGGAGGAGCTGGACCGCGGCGGACGTCCCGACGTCATCCGGGTCGCCGGCGTCGCCGGCGACATCGAGCAGGCCGTGGCCGAGGCGGAGCTGGCCCGGTCGCTCGGCTACGACGCCGTGCTGGTCAGCCCCCGGGTCGCGGGCGCCGACGAGCAGGCGCTCCTGCAGCGGGCGGCCGCCGTCGCCGAGGTGCTGCCCGTGATCGGCTTCTACCTGCAGGCCGCGATCGGCGGTCCCGTGCTGGACCGCGACTTCTGGTGCGCCTTCGCGCGCATCCCCTCGGTCGTGGCCGTGAAGGCGGCGCCGTTCGACCGCTACCGCACGCTGGAGCTCGTGCGCGGGGTCGCCGCCTCCGGCCGCGCCGACGAGATCGCGCTGTACACCGGCAACGACGACACGATCGTCTCCGATCTCCTCGCGGAGTTCCACGTGGACACCCCGCAGGGCCCGCGGACCATGCGCTTCGTCGGCGGTCTGCTCGGTCAGTGGGCGGTCGGCACGCGTGCGGCGGTGGGGCTGCTGCAGAAGGCGCACCGCGCCGCCGCGGGCGACGAGGCGGCGTATCGCGAGCTCGGCCGGCTCTCCGCGGACGTGCTCGACCTCAACCAGGCCGTCTTCGACCCCGGCAACGACTTCCACGGCGTGATCGCGGGCGTTCACGAGATGCTGCGGCAGCAGGGGCTGCTCGCCGGCACCTGGTGCCTGGATCCGGACGAGGGGCTCTCACCGGGGCAGGCCGAGGAGATCTCCCGGGTGCGCAGCGCGTATCCCGCCCTCACCGACGACGCCTTCGTCGCCTCGCACATCCGGGACTGGCTGGCGTGA
- a CDS encoding carbohydrate ABC transporter permease has translation MTTTTSIVLPGKAGRRRSFHALEPTGFGVVLRWLWLGLAAVLSFFPFYAMVVLSLKPGAVVELPGSLLPWNLSFDSYAQVLSGQNLLMWLLNTMVYAVVSVVAVLFFSALAGYAFAKKRFAGKEVMFWSFLAMVMVPFHVTLIPTFILMANLGAVNTYWGLILPTLANAQAVFLMRQFIQGLPDELFEAARIDGAGELRMFLGLVLPLCKPILATLGVFVFLWHWNDFLWPLIVAKSSSMWTLTVGIASLQQQNVPLSVMLAGSVVALVPIFFAYLIAQRYVQEGVTGTGIKG, from the coding sequence ATGACCACCACGACCAGCATCGTCCTGCCCGGCAAGGCCGGCCGGCGGCGCTCGTTCCACGCGCTCGAGCCGACGGGCTTCGGCGTGGTGCTGCGCTGGCTGTGGCTCGGGCTGGCGGCCGTCCTGTCCTTCTTCCCGTTCTACGCGATGGTGGTCCTCAGCCTGAAGCCGGGGGCCGTCGTCGAGCTGCCCGGCTCGCTGCTGCCGTGGAACCTGTCGTTCGACTCGTACGCGCAGGTGCTGTCCGGACAGAACCTGCTGATGTGGCTGCTGAACACGATGGTCTACGCCGTGGTGTCGGTGGTCGCCGTGCTGTTCTTCTCCGCGCTCGCGGGCTACGCGTTCGCCAAGAAGCGCTTCGCCGGCAAGGAGGTGATGTTCTGGTCGTTCCTGGCGATGGTCATGGTGCCCTTCCACGTCACCCTCATCCCGACGTTCATCCTCATGGCCAATCTCGGCGCGGTGAACACCTATTGGGGCCTCATCCTCCCCACGCTCGCCAACGCGCAGGCGGTGTTCCTGATGCGCCAGTTCATCCAGGGCCTGCCGGACGAGCTGTTCGAGGCGGCGCGGATCGACGGCGCCGGAGAGCTGCGGATGTTCCTCGGGCTCGTGCTGCCGCTGTGCAAGCCCATCCTGGCCACACTGGGCGTCTTCGTGTTCCTGTGGCACTGGAACGACTTCCTCTGGCCGCTGATCGTCGCGAAGTCGAGCAGCATGTGGACCCTCACCGTCGGCATCGCGTCGCTGCAGCAGCAGAACGTGCCCTTGAGCGTGATGCTGGCCGGCTCGGTCGTCGCCCTCGTCCCGATCTTCTTCGCGTACCTCATCGCCCAGCGGTACGTCCAGGAGGGCGTCACCGGAACGGGGATCAAGGGATGA
- a CDS encoding tetratricopeptide repeat protein, whose protein sequence is MGDPDPYPLFVDRRVYQGSSGRVYPIPFIDRVDTEGAPRQWQAIHLENRWIRLVVLPELGGRIHIGYDKTAEYDFFYRNNVIKPALVGLAGPWVSGGVEFNWPQHHRPATYLPVSTHIEQAPDGTVTVWCSDHDPFARMKGMHGIRLHPDRAAVELVVKLHNRTSESQTFLWWANVAARVHDNYQSFFPSDVHFVADHARRAITAFPHADRPYYGVDYPAMAKDGGDRLDWYKNIPVPTSYMVTATKEDFFGGYDHDAEAGFVHVADRHIAPGKKQWTWGNSPFGHAWDRLLTDGDGPYVELMAGVYTDNQPDFAWLEPGETKQFTQTWFPIQRIGPVDYASPEGAISIKILSADRVAIGVAVTFARPGSRIEIIASDEEILGVESDLVPGDAWTWTGSLPAGTEAADLEVRVTQGADIVLQRRPRVEGPATEPRTASAPPLPGDIQSNDELFWTGMHLHQYRHPTRSPLPYWEEAIRRDPGDARCRVALADVAYRRGEYLVAETHLRVGLERATALNGNPRDGEASYLLGMVLARTGRHDEAVDALAKAAWDGRWAAPAGVEIARLALQRGDRSVAIEKIDQVLASNPADARAVVIRAITLRKSGRTDDATRLVDHLLAADPLDHVARVLRDGEEAAGSLDGRTIMDVATDLSAAGETELALRLLEIAGRADVTPAGEVRPIAHYRRAQLLELLGDSHGAAAAREAAHLVPDALCFPAGLDDHDALQAALRADPDDERAQDLLAMLLFDRGRQAEALKLWREVIARPTASTRALRNAALAVYAVEGDLDAASGLYNRAIEAKPDGRLLFERDQLLERMAVSAEDRLSLLEPHRDIAFSRDDLTVEYTDLLVDVGRWEEALQVLQTRPFAPWEGGEGKVLGVWERIGLVRAEEAERSGDLTGALNAIATAVAVPPNIGEDRHPLADTTTLFGRWADLLERTGDLQQADEVRKRIRASTEVRPIGEDGTIDYFATSLPDLLLFPPK, encoded by the coding sequence GTGGGTGACCCCGACCCGTACCCCCTCTTCGTCGACCGTCGGGTGTATCAGGGGTCTAGTGGACGCGTGTACCCAATCCCGTTCATCGACAGGGTGGATACGGAGGGCGCGCCACGGCAGTGGCAGGCCATCCACCTCGAGAATCGCTGGATCAGGCTGGTCGTACTGCCCGAACTAGGAGGGCGGATCCATATCGGCTACGACAAGACGGCCGAGTACGACTTCTTCTACCGGAACAACGTGATCAAGCCGGCGCTCGTAGGCCTCGCTGGCCCGTGGGTATCTGGGGGAGTGGAATTCAACTGGCCGCAGCATCACAGGCCGGCGACCTACCTCCCCGTCTCAACTCACATCGAACAGGCGCCAGATGGAACAGTCACCGTGTGGTGTTCTGACCACGACCCGTTCGCGCGAATGAAGGGGATGCACGGGATCCGGCTGCACCCGGATAGGGCCGCTGTCGAACTCGTCGTCAAGCTGCACAACAGGACGAGCGAGTCGCAAACATTTCTCTGGTGGGCGAACGTGGCCGCGCGAGTTCACGACAACTACCAATCGTTTTTCCCGAGCGATGTGCACTTCGTCGCGGACCACGCGCGCAGGGCCATCACGGCGTTCCCACACGCGGACCGCCCCTACTACGGCGTCGACTACCCTGCGATGGCGAAGGATGGGGGTGATCGCTTGGACTGGTACAAGAACATCCCAGTCCCCACCTCGTACATGGTCACAGCGACCAAGGAAGACTTCTTCGGCGGGTACGACCACGACGCGGAGGCAGGGTTCGTCCACGTCGCCGACCGACACATCGCTCCCGGGAAGAAGCAGTGGACGTGGGGGAACTCCCCATTCGGACACGCCTGGGACCGCCTCTTGACCGATGGCGACGGACCCTACGTGGAGCTCATGGCTGGCGTGTACACAGACAACCAGCCGGACTTCGCTTGGCTGGAGCCAGGTGAGACGAAACAGTTCACCCAGACATGGTTCCCAATTCAGAGAATCGGCCCGGTCGACTACGCCTCCCCGGAAGGTGCCATCAGCATCAAAATCCTGAGCGCGGACCGGGTAGCGATCGGAGTTGCCGTGACTTTTGCGCGCCCCGGCTCGCGCATCGAGATCATTGCCAGCGACGAAGAGATTCTGGGAGTGGAATCAGACCTCGTCCCCGGAGACGCATGGACCTGGACAGGATCTCTGCCAGCCGGGACTGAGGCAGCCGACCTCGAAGTGCGCGTTACTCAGGGCGCGGACATCGTCCTCCAGCGTCGGCCTCGGGTGGAGGGCCCCGCGACGGAACCGCGGACAGCATCGGCACCTCCGCTCCCGGGTGACATCCAGAGCAACGACGAGTTGTTCTGGACCGGCATGCACCTCCATCAGTACCGGCATCCAACCCGCTCTCCGCTGCCGTACTGGGAAGAAGCGATCCGGCGCGATCCCGGCGACGCCAGGTGCAGAGTGGCTCTGGCCGACGTGGCATATCGCCGCGGTGAGTATCTGGTAGCTGAAACGCACCTTCGTGTAGGCCTGGAGCGAGCTACCGCGCTGAACGGAAACCCGCGTGACGGTGAGGCTTCTTACCTACTCGGGATGGTTCTCGCTCGCACTGGTCGTCACGATGAGGCCGTCGATGCGCTGGCGAAGGCAGCGTGGGACGGGCGATGGGCAGCTCCCGCAGGGGTTGAGATCGCACGACTCGCGCTTCAACGGGGTGACCGCTCTGTCGCAATTGAGAAAATCGATCAGGTGCTTGCGAGTAATCCTGCAGACGCACGAGCAGTTGTCATCCGCGCTATAACTCTGCGAAAGTCCGGGCGGACGGACGATGCGACCAGGTTGGTGGATCACCTGCTGGCCGCCGACCCTCTCGATCACGTCGCTCGTGTTCTGCGTGACGGGGAAGAGGCCGCCGGCTCACTCGACGGCCGAACGATCATGGACGTGGCAACCGATCTCAGCGCTGCCGGTGAAACCGAACTCGCGCTGAGACTGCTCGAGATCGCAGGCCGCGCGGACGTAACCCCGGCTGGCGAAGTCCGACCGATCGCCCATTATCGTCGTGCGCAGCTACTGGAGCTTCTGGGCGACTCGCACGGCGCCGCTGCTGCAAGAGAGGCTGCCCATCTCGTTCCAGATGCGCTTTGCTTCCCTGCGGGACTCGACGATCACGACGCGCTACAGGCCGCGCTTCGCGCCGACCCTGATGACGAAAGGGCCCAAGATCTGCTGGCGATGCTCCTTTTCGACCGCGGGCGCCAAGCGGAAGCGTTGAAGCTGTGGCGCGAGGTGATCGCCCGTCCGACAGCGTCGACGCGAGCGCTGCGGAATGCTGCCTTAGCCGTGTATGCGGTCGAAGGTGACCTCGACGCTGCGAGCGGTCTCTACAACCGTGCGATCGAAGCGAAACCCGACGGTCGACTGCTGTTCGAGAGGGATCAGCTGCTCGAACGGATGGCCGTGTCTGCCGAAGATAGGCTCAGCCTGTTGGAGCCGCACCGCGACATAGCCTTCTCGCGCGATGACCTCACCGTCGAGTACACAGACCTTCTGGTTGACGTGGGTCGATGGGAAGAGGCACTGCAAGTTCTTCAAACGCGCCCCTTCGCGCCCTGGGAAGGAGGGGAGGGGAAAGTGCTGGGCGTTTGGGAGCGGATCGGCCTCGTTCGTGCCGAGGAAGCGGAAAGGTCCGGCGACCTCACAGGGGCACTCAACGCGATTGCGACAGCGGTGGCTGTGCCCCCTAACATCGGCGAGGATCGGCATCCGCTCGCCGACACGACGACGCTCTTCGGACGATGGGCTGATCTCCTAGAACGCACGGGAGATCTTCAGCAGGCGGACGAAGTGCGGAAGCGAATCCGCGCGTCGACAGAAGTGCGGCCGATAGGTGAGGACGGGACCATCGACTACTTCGCGACCTCGCTTCCGGACCTGCTGCTATTCCCGCCCAAATGA
- a CDS encoding transposase has protein sequence MNRKYSPEMRERALRMLAETRPSHPTMMSAVRHVAGLLGMSPETLRLWQRRYEVDAGVKPGLTTDAAAEIKRLRKENAELRKANEILKAASVFFAKELDRP, from the coding sequence ATGAACAGGAAGTATTCGCCGGAGATGCGTGAGCGGGCGTTGCGGATGCTCGCGGAGACGCGACCGTCGCACCCGACGATGATGAGCGCCGTGCGGCATGTCGCCGGGCTGCTCGGGATGAGCCCCGAGACGCTGCGACTCTGGCAGCGCCGATACGAGGTCGACGCGGGCGTGAAGCCTGGGCTGACCACCGATGCGGCGGCGGAGATCAAGCGGCTGCGGAAGGAGAACGCCGAGCTGCGCAAGGCCAACGAGATCCTCAAGGCTGCGAGCGTGTTTTTCGCGAAGGAGCTCGACCGCCCCTGA
- a CDS encoding NAD-dependent epimerase/dehydratase family protein has product MTERRFASEAELEEALTAPDPGLIEDLARGSGDLVILGAGGKMGPTLAVLARRGLDAAGRSGDTVYAVSRFGDAAVRECLQSAGVQAIPFDLIENDDLSPLPDAENVVFMVGAKFGAATNASWAWEVNAALPDRVARRYRSSAISVLSTGNVYPFVPASSGGASEHVAPAPIGEYAQSCLGRERVFEFGAQERGTRVAVIRLNYAVDLRYGVLADIGSAVLAGEPVSLATANVNVVWQGYANEVVLRSLGRASSDVFTINLTGPELLSVESVAREFGELLEREVVFDGEPQPTALLSDARRCMAEFGYPQVPADALIRWQAAWLRDGLPMTAKPTKWAVRDGKF; this is encoded by the coding sequence GTGACAGAGCGACGATTCGCCTCCGAGGCGGAGCTGGAGGAGGCGCTCACCGCGCCCGACCCGGGACTGATCGAGGACCTGGCCCGCGGAAGCGGAGATCTGGTGATCCTCGGCGCGGGCGGGAAGATGGGACCCACGCTCGCGGTGCTGGCCCGCCGCGGGCTGGACGCCGCGGGGCGCTCGGGCGACACGGTGTACGCCGTGTCGCGGTTCGGCGACGCCGCGGTGCGGGAGTGTCTGCAGTCGGCGGGGGTCCAGGCGATCCCCTTCGACCTCATCGAGAACGACGATCTCTCCCCGCTTCCGGACGCCGAGAACGTGGTGTTCATGGTCGGCGCGAAGTTCGGGGCGGCGACCAACGCCTCCTGGGCCTGGGAGGTCAACGCCGCCCTGCCCGACCGCGTCGCCCGCCGCTATCGGTCCAGCGCGATCTCCGTGCTGTCTACGGGCAACGTCTACCCGTTCGTGCCCGCCTCGTCCGGCGGCGCCTCCGAGCACGTCGCTCCGGCGCCGATCGGCGAGTACGCGCAGTCCTGCCTCGGTCGGGAGCGCGTGTTCGAGTTCGGCGCGCAGGAGCGTGGCACGCGGGTCGCCGTCATCCGGCTCAACTACGCCGTCGACCTCCGCTACGGCGTCCTCGCCGACATCGGAAGCGCGGTGCTCGCGGGGGAGCCGGTCTCGCTGGCGACGGCGAACGTCAACGTCGTCTGGCAGGGATACGCGAACGAGGTCGTGCTGCGCAGTCTCGGTCGCGCCTCCTCCGACGTGTTCACGATCAATCTCACCGGGCCGGAGCTGCTGAGCGTCGAGTCCGTCGCGCGGGAGTTCGGCGAGCTGCTCGAGCGCGAGGTCGTCTTCGACGGAGAGCCGCAGCCCACCGCGCTGCTGAGCGACGCCCGGCGCTGCATGGCGGAGTTCGGTTATCCGCAGGTGCCGGCGGACGCGCTCATCCGCTGGCAGGCCGCCTGGCTGCGCGACGGGCTGCCGATGACCGCAAAGCCCACGAAGTGGGCCGTGCGGGACGGGAAGTTCTGA